Proteins co-encoded in one Gloeomargarita sp. SRBZ-1_bins_9 genomic window:
- the atpE gene encoding ATP synthase F0 subunit C — MDGLTSAASVIAASLAVGLASLGPGLGQGNAASRAVEGIARQPEADGKIRGTLLLSLAFMEALTIYGLVVALILLFANPFAG; from the coding sequence ATGGATGGACTGACGTCTGCTGCTTCGGTGATCGCGGCCAGTTTGGCGGTGGGTCTGGCTTCCCTGGGGCCGGGTTTGGGCCAGGGGAATGCGGCGAGTCGCGCCGTGGAGGGGATTGCCCGCCAGCCGGAAGCGGATGGGAAAATTCGGGGTACTTTACTGCTGAGCTTGGCCTTTATGGAGGCGTTGACGATTTACGGCCTGGTGGTGGCTTTGATCCTGCTGTTTGCCAACCCGTTTGCGGGCTAG
- a CDS encoding inositol monophosphatase family protein: MEAIAQKDLAIYLDIATEAAWAGAAVLQSYWGKISEIAEKGRSGDLVTAADQESEKAILAVLDRHFPTHTILAEESGWQRGQTQAEFLWAVDPLDGTTNFAHQYPLYSVSVGLLFQGEPVVGVVVDPLRQELFRAAQGLGATRNRQPMQVSRTHSLERSLLVTGFAYDRRETPDNNYAEFCHLTHRCQGVRRGGSAALDLAYVACGRLDGYWERGLSPWDIAAGIVLVREAGGLVTAYDGSPVDVFSGRLLATNGQIHNALSNALTHCTTRVLLGP; the protein is encoded by the coding sequence ATGGAAGCGATTGCCCAGAAGGACCTGGCCATCTACCTGGACATTGCCACGGAGGCGGCGTGGGCAGGGGCGGCAGTGTTGCAAAGCTACTGGGGGAAGATAAGCGAGATCGCAGAAAAGGGCCGCAGTGGGGACCTGGTGACGGCAGCGGACCAGGAATCGGAAAAAGCTATCCTAGCGGTGCTGGATCGCCATTTCCCGACCCACACCATCCTGGCGGAGGAGTCCGGCTGGCAACGGGGTCAGACCCAAGCGGAATTCCTCTGGGCGGTGGACCCCCTGGACGGCACCACCAATTTTGCCCACCAGTATCCCCTGTACAGTGTGTCGGTGGGGCTGTTGTTCCAGGGGGAACCGGTGGTGGGGGTGGTGGTGGACCCTTTACGCCAAGAACTCTTCCGAGCGGCACAGGGGTTAGGGGCGACCCGTAACCGTCAACCTATGCAGGTGTCCCGCACCCATAGCCTGGAACGCAGCCTGCTGGTCACCGGTTTTGCCTACGACCGCCGGGAAACCCCCGATAACAACTACGCCGAATTCTGTCACCTGACCCATCGTTGCCAGGGGGTGCGCCGGGGAGGATCGGCCGCTCTTGATCTAGCCTACGTGGCTTGTGGGCGCTTGGATGGCTATTGGGAACGGGGCTTATCCCCCTGGGACATTGCCGCTGGAATTGTACTGGTGCGGGAAGCGGGAGGCTTGGTCACGGCCTACGATGGCAGTCCGGTGGACGTGTTTTCAGGACGCCTGTTGGCCACCAACGGCCAGATTCACAACGCCCTGAGCAACGCCCTTACCCACTGTACGACACGGGTACTTCTGGGGCCATGA
- the rpiA gene encoding ribose-5-phosphate isomerase RpiA yields MTASPELIKLAKQAVGQQAAQLVASGMVVGLGTGSTAAFMIQALGERLRRGEIQGVRGVPTSFQAAVLARQAGIPLTTLDEVETIDLAIDGADEVDPHKNLIKGGGAAHTREKVVDSLAQEFVVVVDESKLVERLGSTFPVPVEVIPMAVTPVMRALARLGGQPELRMAVKKDGPVITDQGNMVIDVRFPAIPNPADLEMRINNIPGVVENGLFVGLAGRVLIGQVVEGQTQVRVW; encoded by the coding sequence ATGACGGCATCCCCTGAACTCATCAAGCTGGCCAAGCAGGCGGTCGGGCAACAGGCGGCCCAGTTGGTGGCCTCCGGCATGGTGGTGGGGTTGGGGACGGGTTCAACAGCGGCCTTCATGATCCAGGCGCTGGGGGAACGGCTCCGGCGGGGTGAAATTCAAGGGGTGCGGGGTGTGCCCACCTCCTTTCAAGCGGCTGTTCTGGCCCGGCAGGCGGGGATTCCCCTGACAACCCTGGATGAGGTGGAGACGATTGACCTGGCCATTGACGGCGCCGATGAGGTGGACCCCCACAAGAATTTGATCAAGGGGGGAGGGGCGGCCCACACCCGGGAAAAGGTGGTGGATAGCCTGGCCCAGGAGTTCGTGGTGGTGGTGGACGAGTCCAAGCTGGTGGAGCGCCTGGGCAGTACCTTCCCGGTGCCGGTGGAGGTAATCCCCATGGCGGTAACGCCGGTGATGCGGGCCTTGGCCAGATTGGGGGGGCAGCCGGAGTTGCGCATGGCGGTGAAAAAGGACGGCCCGGTGATCACCGACCAGGGCAATATGGTGATAGATGTGAGGTTCCCGGCGATTCCCAACCCGGCGGATCTGGAAATGCGGATCAACAATATCCCGGGCGTGGTGGAGAATGGACTATTTGTCGGTCTAGCAGGGCGGGTGCTGATTGGCCAGGTGGTGGAGGGCCAAACCCAGGTGCGGGTGTGGTGA
- the atpH gene encoding ATP synthase F1 subunit delta, which yields MTVAVARLAEPYAEALIDLAQARNQVETIEQELVGLKQLLRQVPELANLLRRPTVLAERKKALLRQIFGGRMQPVVLNFLLLLIDRGRIVLLERIIQVFQERARQVRGTRLARVRAAVPLTPDQAERLSRRLAQLSGARQVELEVQVDPSLLGGFTVQLGSQFLDTSLRSQLQRLALRLSQSVV from the coding sequence ATGACGGTGGCCGTAGCCCGTTTAGCAGAACCCTACGCCGAGGCCTTGATCGACCTGGCCCAAGCCCGTAACCAGGTGGAGACCATCGAACAGGAGCTGGTGGGCCTGAAGCAACTACTCCGGCAGGTACCGGAATTGGCGAACCTCCTGCGGCGGCCTACGGTGCTGGCGGAGCGGAAAAAAGCCCTCCTACGGCAAATTTTCGGTGGGCGGATGCAGCCGGTGGTTTTGAATTTTCTGTTGCTGTTGATTGACCGGGGACGTATTGTCCTGCTGGAGCGCATCATTCAGGTGTTTCAGGAGCGGGCCAGGCAGGTGCGGGGAACCCGGTTGGCGCGGGTACGGGCAGCGGTGCCCTTGACCCCCGACCAAGCGGAACGACTCAGCCGGCGGTTGGCCCAGCTCAGCGGCGCTCGCCAGGTGGAATTGGAGGTGCAGGTGGACCCCTCGCTGCTGGGGGGGTTTACGGTGCAGTTGGGTTCCCAATTTTTAGACACCAGTTTGCGGAGTCAGTTGCAGCGGCTGGCTCTACGATTGAGTCAAAGTGTTGTCTAG
- the plsX gene encoding phosphate acyltransferase PlsX — MVCNRPRIAVDAMGGDYAPEEIVTGALRAQAELDVEILLVGQSERLQPLLAQHQHRLTIIPAQQAIAMHEEPLTALRQKPEASITVAMNLVREGQADAVYSAGHTGAVMAAALLHLGRLPGIDRPAIGVTLPTLIPDKSVLLLDVGANVDCRPKFLNQFALMGSIYSQCVLGVPRPKVGLLNIGEEPCKGNDVAVRAYQLLAQNPEIDFVGNAEGRDVISGAYDVVVCDGFVGNILLKFAEGVGRVIVQLLRDELPRGWRGMVGVPLLRDNLRRVKQRLDDAERGGALLLGVPGVCVIGHGSSHAPSVFNAIRLAAEAVEQRVVQRLEEKVGALTRRDGR, encoded by the coding sequence ATGGTGTGCAACCGGCCCCGGATTGCGGTAGATGCGATGGGAGGGGACTATGCGCCTGAGGAAATCGTCACCGGTGCCCTGCGCGCACAAGCCGAATTGGATGTGGAGATTTTGTTGGTCGGCCAGTCGGAGCGCCTGCAACCTCTGTTGGCCCAGCACCAGCACCGACTGACGATTATTCCGGCTCAGCAGGCCATTGCCATGCATGAGGAACCCCTGACGGCCCTACGCCAAAAGCCGGAGGCTTCGATCACGGTGGCCATGAACCTGGTGCGGGAGGGGCAGGCGGATGCGGTTTATTCGGCGGGTCATACGGGGGCGGTGATGGCGGCGGCGTTGTTGCACCTGGGGCGGTTACCGGGAATTGACCGACCGGCGATTGGGGTCACCCTGCCGACGTTAATCCCCGATAAATCGGTGTTGTTGCTGGATGTGGGGGCTAATGTGGATTGCCGGCCCAAATTTCTCAACCAGTTTGCCCTGATGGGTTCCATTTACAGCCAATGCGTACTGGGGGTGCCCCGGCCGAAGGTGGGTTTGCTGAATATCGGGGAAGAACCCTGCAAGGGCAATGACGTGGCGGTGCGAGCCTATCAACTCCTGGCCCAGAATCCCGAAATTGATTTTGTCGGCAATGCTGAGGGCCGGGATGTGATTTCCGGGGCCTATGATGTGGTGGTGTGTGATGGCTTCGTGGGCAACATCTTACTGAAATTTGCTGAGGGGGTGGGGCGGGTGATTGTGCAACTGCTGCGGGATGAACTGCCGCGGGGCTGGCGGGGAATGGTGGGGGTGCCCCTGCTGCGGGATAACCTGCGGCGGGTGAAGCAACGGTTGGACGACGCGGAACGGGGTGGTGCTTTGCTGCTGGGGGTGCCGGGGGTGTGTGTGATTGGCCACGGCAGTTCCCACGCACCCTCGGTTTTCAATGCCATCCGGCTGGCTGCTGAAGCCGTGGAGCAGCGGGTGGTGCAGCGGCTGGAGGAAAAAGTGGGTGCCTTGACCCGGCGGGATGGTCGCTAG
- a CDS encoding beta-ketoacyl-ACP synthase III, which yields MRWLGTGRAEGAGVLDNHQLSRLVDTSDEWIVTRTGIRTRRLVHPDQGVTDLAVQAAQQALTAAGWHPLDIELIILATSTPDDLFGSASLVQDRLGAKRAVAFDLTAACSGFVYGVVTAAQFLKTGAYRRAVVIGADVLSRWVDWQDRRTCILFGDGAGAVALAADTPDGLLGFELQNDGSQHACLTLAYGGKPQPLLDGLTVTCGAYRSIAMNGQEVYKFAVKRVPEVIEKALFRAGLTSDQIDHFVLHQANQRILDAVAARLGVPAARMLSNLDRYGNTSAASIPIVLDEAVRAGRIRVGQTLVLAGFGAGLTLGALVCRWG from the coding sequence GTGCGTTGGCTGGGAACGGGTCGGGCTGAGGGAGCCGGCGTACTGGATAATCACCAGTTGAGCCGGTTGGTGGACACCAGCGATGAATGGATCGTCACCCGCACCGGGATTCGCACGCGGCGCTTGGTCCACCCCGACCAGGGAGTGACGGATTTGGCGGTCCAGGCGGCGCAACAGGCCCTGACAGCAGCAGGTTGGCATCCCCTGGACATCGAGTTGATCATTCTGGCCACCTCCACACCCGATGATTTGTTTGGTTCGGCCAGCCTAGTGCAAGACCGGTTAGGGGCAAAACGGGCGGTGGCCTTTGACCTGACGGCGGCCTGCTCTGGGTTTGTGTACGGGGTGGTGACGGCGGCCCAATTTTTGAAGACGGGGGCCTATCGGCGGGCGGTGGTGATTGGGGCGGATGTGCTGTCGCGCTGGGTGGATTGGCAGGACCGGCGGACGTGTATTTTGTTTGGGGATGGGGCCGGTGCAGTGGCCTTGGCGGCAGATACCCCGGACGGTCTGCTGGGGTTTGAGTTGCAAAACGACGGCAGCCAGCACGCCTGTCTCACCCTGGCCTATGGGGGCAAACCCCAACCCCTGCTTGACGGTTTGACGGTCACCTGCGGCGCCTACCGGTCCATTGCCATGAACGGTCAGGAGGTCTATAAGTTTGCTGTCAAACGGGTGCCGGAGGTGATTGAAAAGGCGCTGTTCCGGGCCGGTTTGACCAGTGACCAGATTGATCACTTTGTATTGCATCAAGCGAATCAACGGATTTTGGATGCGGTGGCAGCCAGGCTGGGGGTGCCGGCGGCGCGGATGCTGAGCAATCTGGACCGGTATGGCAATACGTCGGCGGCTTCGATTCCCATCGTGCTGGATGAGGCGGTGCGCGCAGGGCGTATTCGCGTCGGTCAGACCCTGGTGCTGGCGGGCTTCGGGGCCGGGTTGACCCTGGGGGCGCTGGTCTGCCGCTGGGGTTAA
- a CDS encoding F0F1 ATP synthase subunit B': MTVLPGLLAEAGGLFDLDATLPVMAVQFLVLVAILNQVFYRPLLRVVDEREEYIRSNRAQAKELQAKAAELTRQYDQELALARREAQQMVNTAQAQAKQEAQAQIRVAQQEAQAQLTQARAELAVQQEKALAQLEPQVQSLGEAILAKLLG; the protein is encoded by the coding sequence ATGACCGTATTGCCGGGTTTGCTGGCTGAAGCCGGGGGTTTGTTTGACCTAGACGCCACCCTGCCCGTCATGGCGGTGCAGTTTCTGGTGCTGGTGGCCATTTTGAATCAGGTGTTCTACCGGCCCCTGTTGCGGGTGGTGGATGAGCGGGAGGAGTACATCCGGTCGAACCGGGCCCAGGCCAAGGAGTTGCAGGCGAAGGCGGCAGAACTCACCCGGCAGTATGACCAGGAACTGGCCCTGGCGCGACGGGAAGCGCAACAGATGGTGAACACCGCCCAGGCGCAGGCTAAACAGGAGGCCCAGGCCCAAATTCGGGTGGCCCAGCAGGAGGCCCAAGCCCAGTTGACCCAGGCCCGGGCGGAATTGGCCGTCCAGCAGGAAAAGGCTCTGGCCCAACTGGAACCCCAAGTGCAGAGCCTGGGCGAGGCAATTTTGGCGAAATTGTTGGGTTGA
- the atpA gene encoding F0F1 ATP synthase subunit alpha, with amino-acid sequence MISIRPDEISQIIRQQIEQYDQVVETTNIGTVLQVGDGIARIYGLDQVMASELLEFEDGTIGIALNLEQDNVGAVLMGDGRNISEGSTVKATGKIAQVPVGEALIGRVVNPLGQPLDGKGPIETTESRLIESPAPGIVARRSVYEPLQTGITAIDAMIPIGRGQRELIIGDRQTGKTAIALDTILNQADQDVICVYVAIGQKASSVAQVVGVLEERGAMKYTIVVAANADDPATLQYLAPYSGASMAEYFMYKGKATLVIYDDLSKQAQAYRQMSLLLRRPPGREAYPGDVFYLHSRLLERAAKLNDALGGGSMTALPIVETQAGDVAAYIPTNVISITDGQIFLSADLFNAGVRPAINVGISVSRVGSAAQIKAMKQVAGKLKLELAQFAELEAFAQFASDLDKATQEQLARGQRIREMLKQPQFSPIPVEEQVAMIYTCTNGYVDDLALAQVQPFLTGLREYLRTNKPQFGEIIRTKKQLTPEAETLLKEAISEYKASFTA; translated from the coding sequence ATGATTAGCATTCGCCCTGATGAAATCAGCCAGATTATCCGCCAGCAGATCGAGCAGTACGACCAAGTTGTGGAGACCACCAATATCGGTACGGTGCTGCAGGTGGGGGATGGCATTGCCCGGATTTACGGCCTGGATCAGGTGATGGCCTCGGAGTTGCTGGAGTTTGAAGACGGCACCATCGGCATTGCCCTCAATCTGGAGCAGGACAATGTGGGGGCGGTGCTGATGGGGGACGGGCGCAACATTTCTGAAGGGAGCACGGTAAAGGCCACGGGGAAAATCGCCCAGGTGCCGGTGGGGGAAGCTCTCATTGGGCGGGTGGTCAATCCCCTGGGGCAACCCCTGGATGGCAAAGGCCCGATTGAGACCACCGAGAGCCGATTGATCGAGTCGCCGGCGCCGGGGATTGTGGCCCGTCGGTCGGTGTACGAACCCTTGCAGACGGGGATTACGGCCATTGACGCCATGATTCCCATCGGGCGGGGACAGCGGGAGTTGATCATTGGCGACCGGCAAACGGGGAAGACGGCCATTGCCCTGGATACCATCCTGAATCAAGCTGACCAGGACGTAATCTGTGTGTACGTGGCGATTGGGCAGAAGGCCTCCTCGGTGGCTCAGGTGGTGGGGGTGCTCGAAGAACGGGGCGCCATGAAGTACACCATTGTGGTGGCGGCCAACGCCGATGACCCGGCCACGTTGCAGTACCTGGCTCCCTACAGCGGCGCCTCCATGGCGGAGTATTTCATGTACAAGGGCAAGGCGACCCTGGTGATCTACGACGACCTATCGAAGCAGGCCCAGGCCTACCGGCAGATGTCCCTGTTGCTGCGGCGGCCGCCGGGGCGGGAGGCTTATCCGGGGGATGTGTTTTACCTGCACTCCCGGTTGTTGGAGCGGGCGGCCAAGCTAAATGACGCCCTGGGCGGGGGGAGTATGACGGCCCTGCCCATTGTGGAAACCCAGGCGGGGGACGTGGCGGCCTACATTCCCACCAATGTGATTTCCATTACCGACGGGCAGATTTTCCTGTCGGCGGACCTGTTCAATGCGGGGGTGCGGCCGGCGATCAACGTGGGGATTTCCGTGTCCCGGGTGGGGTCGGCGGCTCAGATCAAGGCCATGAAGCAGGTGGCGGGCAAGTTAAAGCTGGAGCTGGCCCAGTTTGCCGAGCTGGAGGCCTTCGCCCAATTTGCCTCCGATTTGGACAAGGCCACCCAGGAGCAACTGGCGCGGGGGCAACGGATCCGGGAAATGCTCAAGCAGCCCCAGTTTTCGCCAATTCCAGTGGAGGAGCAGGTGGCCATGATCTACACCTGTACCAACGGCTATGTAGACGATTTGGCCCTGGCCCAAGTGCAACCCTTCCTAACGGGGCTGCGGGAATACCTGCGCACCAACAAACCCCAGTTTGGGGAAATCATCCGCACCAAGAAACAACTGACGCCGGAGGCGGAAACCCTGCTCAAGGAAGCCATCAGCGAATACAAAGCCAGCTTTACGGCCTAG
- the atpB gene encoding F0F1 ATP synthase subunit A — MVNGGLYPLLASLEVGEHLYWRLGNLKVHGQVLITSWVVMALLIGAALLATRNAQRVPHGWQNFMEYVLDFVRNLARNQLGEKEYRAWLPFVGTLFLFIFTCNWTGILVPWRLIELPAGELAASTNDINTTAALALLTSLAYFYAGFSRKGLLGYFKGYLYPSPIMLPFKVIEDFTKPLSLSFRLFGNILADELVVGVLVLLVPVLVPVPLMVLGLFLSGIQAVIFATLAATYIAEALEDHEHHEETEGEMA; from the coding sequence ATGGTGAATGGGGGTCTGTACCCGCTTTTGGCAAGTTTGGAGGTGGGGGAACATCTGTACTGGCGCTTGGGGAACTTAAAAGTCCACGGTCAGGTGTTAATTACCTCCTGGGTGGTGATGGCCTTGTTGATTGGCGCGGCGCTGCTGGCGACCCGTAACGCCCAACGGGTGCCCCACGGCTGGCAAAACTTTATGGAGTATGTCCTGGACTTTGTGCGCAATCTGGCCCGTAACCAGTTGGGGGAGAAGGAGTACCGGGCTTGGTTACCGTTTGTGGGGACGTTGTTTTTGTTTATTTTTACCTGTAACTGGACGGGGATTCTTGTGCCCTGGCGGTTGATTGAGCTACCGGCGGGGGAACTGGCGGCCAGCACCAATGACATCAATACCACGGCGGCCCTGGCGCTGCTGACCTCCTTGGCCTATTTTTATGCCGGGTTTAGTCGCAAGGGGTTGCTGGGGTATTTCAAGGGGTATTTGTACCCGTCCCCCATCATGCTGCCGTTTAAGGTGATTGAGGATTTCACTAAACCCTTGTCCCTGAGCTTCCGTCTTTTTGGGAATATCCTGGCGGACGAATTGGTGGTGGGGGTGCTGGTGTTGTTGGTGCCGGTGCTGGTGCCCGTGCCGTTGATGGTGCTGGGGTTGTTCCTGAGCGGGATTCAGGCGGTGATTTTCGCCACTCTGGCAGCCACCTATATCGCCGAAGCCCTAGAGGACCACGAGCACCACGAGGAAACCGAAGGGGAAATGGCCTAA
- a CDS encoding response regulator transcription factor, whose amino-acid sequence SMIGYEVVTAADGEEALTVFRREHPHLVVLDVMMPKLDGYGVCQELRKESDVPIIMLTALGDVADRITGLELGADDYVVKPFSPKELEARIRSVLRRVEKNGSSNSIPSSGVIVINNLKIDLNKRQVYKNNERIRLTGMEFSLLELLVSRSGEPFSRTDILQEVWGYTPERHVDTRVVDVHISRLRAKLEDDPSNPDLILTARGTGYLFQRITDQNKVSE is encoded by the coding sequence TTTCCATGATCGGCTATGAGGTGGTGACGGCGGCCGATGGGGAGGAAGCCCTCACCGTTTTTCGGCGGGAGCACCCACACCTGGTGGTTTTGGACGTCATGATGCCCAAGTTGGACGGCTATGGGGTCTGTCAAGAGTTGCGCAAGGAGTCGGATGTCCCCATCATCATGCTGACGGCCCTGGGGGATGTGGCGGACCGCATCACCGGTTTGGAGCTAGGGGCGGATGATTACGTGGTCAAGCCCTTCTCCCCCAAGGAGTTGGAAGCCCGCATCCGTTCGGTCCTGCGCCGGGTGGAGAAAAACGGCAGCTCCAACAGTATCCCCAGCTCGGGCGTGATCGTGATCAACAACCTCAAAATTGACCTGAATAAACGCCAGGTCTACAAAAACAACGAGCGTATCCGGCTGACAGGGATGGAGTTCAGCCTGTTGGAGTTGTTGGTGAGCCGCTCTGGGGAACCTTTCTCCCGCACGGACATCCTCCAGGAGGTCTGGGGCTACACGCCGGAGCGCCACGTGGATACCCGGGTGGTGGACGTACATATCTCCCGCCTGCGGGCCAAGTTGGAGGACGACCCCAGCAACCCGGATCTGATCCTGACGGCCCGGGGCACGGGGTACCTATTCCAGCGCATCACCGACCAGAACAAGGTGTCCGAGTAA
- a CDS encoding F0F1 ATP synthase subunit gamma: MPSLKAIRDRINSVKNTRKITEAMRLVAAAKVRRAQEQVLATRPFADRLAQVLYGLQSRLQLENLDVPLLQQRLVRRVALVILSGDRGLCGAYNANVIRRADQRIQELRELGLDYTLVPVGRKATQYFSRRQHPINRSFTGLEQIPTAAEARRISQEMLSLFLSEDVDRVELIYTRFVSLISSRPVVQTILPMSLQGLEPQDDEIFRLTTREGRFAVERRPQAQPPGLVFPQEMLFEQDPVQIFSALLPLYLNNQVLRALQEAAASELAARMTAMSNASDNAKTLIKNLTISYNKARQAAITQQIMEVVSGANALKD; encoded by the coding sequence ATGCCGAGTTTAAAAGCGATTCGGGACCGGATCAATTCGGTCAAGAACACCCGTAAGATTACGGAAGCCATGCGGTTGGTGGCAGCGGCCAAGGTACGGCGGGCGCAGGAGCAAGTGCTGGCCACCCGTCCTTTTGCTGACCGGCTAGCCCAGGTATTGTACGGCCTACAGTCGCGGTTGCAGTTGGAGAATCTGGATGTGCCTTTGTTGCAGCAGCGACTGGTGCGGCGGGTGGCCCTGGTGATCCTGTCGGGGGACCGGGGGTTGTGCGGGGCCTACAACGCCAATGTCATTCGCCGGGCCGACCAGCGGATTCAGGAGCTAAGGGAGTTGGGATTGGACTACACCCTAGTGCCGGTGGGGCGCAAGGCCACCCAGTATTTCAGCCGCCGGCAACACCCGATTAACCGCTCCTTTACCGGCCTAGAGCAAATTCCCACCGCCGCCGAGGCCCGCCGGATCAGCCAGGAGATGCTCAGTCTGTTTCTGTCGGAGGATGTGGACCGGGTGGAACTGATCTATACCCGCTTTGTCTCCCTGATCAGCTCCCGACCGGTGGTGCAGACCATCCTGCCCATGTCCCTCCAGGGTCTGGAACCCCAGGATGACGAAATTTTCCGATTGACCACCCGGGAGGGACGATTTGCGGTGGAACGGCGTCCCCAAGCGCAACCACCGGGTCTGGTGTTTCCCCAGGAAATGCTCTTCGAGCAGGACCCAGTGCAAATTTTTAGCGCCCTCTTGCCCCTTTACCTAAACAACCAAGTGTTGCGGGCGTTGCAAGAGGCTGCCGCCAGCGAACTGGCTGCCCGGATGACCGCCATGAGTAACGCCAGCGATAACGCCAAGACCCTGATCAAAAACCTGACCATCTCCTACAATAAGGCCCGACAGGCGGCCATCACCCAACAGATTATGGAGGTGGTGTCCGGGGCCAACGCCCTGAAGGATTAG
- a CDS encoding F0F1 ATP synthase subunit B, which yields MDALLLATTAEATGVQFNPDLLGSNTLNILVVLGLLVYYGRGFLGRLLQERQQSIAQAIAQAETAQREAHQAFVTAQQNLAQAQARAEQIRQEGRAKAEQMREAILAQAAQEAERIGLQAQRRIEVEQAQAIAAVRQRLTELTLAYVTAQLQQRLTPEQQARLIDAGIARLGGDL from the coding sequence ATGGATGCCCTACTTTTGGCCACGACAGCGGAGGCAACAGGGGTGCAATTCAACCCCGACCTCCTGGGGAGCAATACCCTGAACATTCTGGTGGTGCTGGGCCTGCTGGTGTATTACGGGCGGGGTTTTCTGGGGCGGTTATTGCAGGAGCGGCAACAGAGCATTGCCCAGGCCATCGCCCAGGCGGAAACGGCTCAACGGGAGGCGCACCAGGCCTTCGTGACGGCCCAGCAGAATTTGGCCCAAGCCCAAGCCCGGGCAGAACAGATCCGGCAAGAGGGACGGGCCAAAGCGGAACAGATGCGGGAGGCGATTCTGGCCCAAGCGGCTCAAGAGGCAGAACGGATTGGTTTACAAGCGCAACGCCGCATCGAGGTGGAACAGGCCCAAGCGATTGCGGCCGTTCGCCAGCGCTTGACCGAACTGACCTTGGCCTACGTCACGGCCCAACTGCAACAGCGGTTGACCCCGGAACAACAGGCCCGGTTGATCGATGCGGGGATTGCCCGGTTGGGAGGTGACCTATGA